One genomic window of Tenacibaculum tangerinum includes the following:
- a CDS encoding efflux RND transporter permease subunit codes for MTDKKQKKTDKEFKLSSWAIANKTTMYVLIVLILGLGISAYFTMPREDFPEIKETKIYISSLYPGNTAEDIEKLITDPLEDKLKGLSGVIEIVSTSQEDYSMIIVEFDDDMEVEVAKQLVKDKIDTEKASEDWPTFNGAKVDPNVFDLSMSEEIPFLNINISGDYPIQKLKDYAEYLQDDIEDLIEVKQADIRGVQDKEVEVAVDIYKMMAMEVSFDDIISAIQRGNVTSSAGNLIASGQRRTIRILGEIEEPSDLQNFVIKSERGNPIYLRDVATISFKEKDKTTFARKDGKSVVMLDVKKRAGKNMIAAADQIKKIVDKAVKEYFPKNLEVSITNDLSDKTIGQVDDLVNNIIFGIILVVTVLMFFLGFKNALFVGFAIPMSMFMSLMILEAMGYTMNTMILFGLIMGLGMLVDNGIVVVENVYRLMDEEGLSRLEAAKKGIGEIAFPIIISTLTTVAAFVPLGLWPGLFGQFMIYFPITLSVVLGSSLFVAIFFNSVLVSQFMTTEDKNMPLKRIIYISSIVGVIGLLIIIFGGEYRGLGSVMVFTAIILWVYRLVLRKAANHFQKHTLVVLENLYEKTLRAALKGWNPVFITIGTFVLLFLAFAGFGWSVGEQRTKIEFFPDNKPNQVVVYIEYPQGTDIEETNKITKIIEQKVYSILNEDMYMDGDKNFMVESAVSQVGEGAGNPQTDGGSAAEMPHKGKITASMRQYKYRRGKDSEELRQKVQEALTGVYPGVLISVEKDANGPPAGAPINIELEGDDYEELIVAAEKMRSYINTKNIGGIDELKIDVNKDKPSMRVVVDRKKAGELGVSTGQVGQQLRNALFGAKAGIYKEDGDDYDINVRFNEATRYNKSALFDQTITFRDMASGQIKAIPVSAVATYTNSSGFSAIKHRDTKRVVTVYSQLAPGFVDAAAVVNQIKEEMKGFDGIASDIHIDYTGQIEEQNKQQAFLGGAFLKGLALIFFILIFQFNSISKPTIIMIAIFLSFIGVFGGIVITGSSFVIMMTMMGIISLAGIVVNNGVVLLDYTQLLIDRRKEELQLQEDEYVPTKDLFNSVVKAGKARLRPVLLTAITTILGLIPLAIGLNINFFTLFSDFDPNIYFGGDNVIFWGPLAWTVIYGLLIATFLTLVVVPILFYLITRFKMWLRSVL; via the coding sequence ATGACTGATAAAAAACAAAAGAAAACAGATAAAGAGTTTAAATTGTCTTCATGGGCAATTGCTAATAAAACGACGATGTATGTTTTAATAGTCTTAATTCTAGGATTGGGAATATCGGCTTATTTTACCATGCCAAGAGAAGATTTTCCTGAAATAAAAGAAACCAAAATATACATTAGCTCTTTGTATCCGGGGAATACAGCAGAAGATATTGAAAAACTCATTACCGACCCCCTAGAAGATAAACTAAAAGGATTGAGTGGTGTCATAGAGATTGTATCCACTTCTCAGGAAGATTATTCGATGATTATCGTAGAGTTTGACGATGATATGGAGGTTGAGGTTGCCAAACAACTCGTAAAGGATAAAATAGATACCGAAAAAGCGTCTGAAGATTGGCCTACGTTTAACGGTGCAAAAGTAGATCCGAATGTATTCGACTTGAGCATGTCGGAAGAAATTCCGTTTCTAAACATCAATATTTCTGGAGATTATCCCATTCAAAAACTCAAAGACTATGCAGAATATTTGCAAGATGATATTGAAGATCTAATCGAGGTAAAACAAGCCGATATCAGAGGGGTACAAGACAAAGAAGTAGAAGTTGCAGTTGATATTTACAAGATGATGGCAATGGAAGTAAGTTTCGACGATATTATTTCGGCCATTCAACGAGGAAATGTTACCTCTTCAGCAGGAAACTTAATTGCGAGCGGGCAGCGAAGAACCATTCGAATATTGGGAGAGATTGAAGAACCATCCGATTTACAAAACTTTGTTATTAAATCGGAACGTGGAAATCCTATTTATTTAAGAGATGTTGCTACCATCAGCTTTAAAGAAAAAGACAAAACAACCTTTGCCAGAAAAGACGGGAAAAGTGTGGTGATGCTAGATGTTAAAAAGCGAGCAGGTAAAAACATGATTGCGGCAGCCGATCAAATAAAAAAAATTGTTGATAAGGCAGTCAAAGAATACTTTCCAAAAAATTTAGAAGTCTCGATAACCAACGATTTATCTGACAAAACCATAGGTCAGGTAGACGATTTGGTAAACAACATTATTTTCGGAATCATTTTAGTAGTAACCGTATTGATGTTCTTTTTGGGCTTTAAAAACGCCTTATTCGTTGGTTTTGCCATTCCAATGTCGATGTTCATGTCGCTCATGATTTTAGAAGCCATGGGCTACACCATGAATACCATGATTTTATTCGGACTCATTATGGGGTTAGGAATGTTGGTAGACAACGGAATTGTAGTAGTAGAGAATGTGTATCGATTAATGGATGAAGAGGGACTTTCACGTTTGGAAGCAGCAAAAAAAGGAATTGGTGAAATTGCCTTTCCAATTATCATTTCTACCTTAACCACCGTCGCAGCTTTTGTTCCTTTAGGTTTATGGCCAGGACTGTTTGGGCAGTTTATGATTTATTTTCCAATCACCCTCTCAGTAGTACTAGGCTCTTCACTTTTTGTAGCAATTTTCTTTAACTCTGTATTGGTATCTCAATTCATGACTACCGAAGACAAAAACATGCCGTTAAAACGCATTATTTACATCTCATCAATTGTAGGAGTCATCGGTTTGCTAATCATTATTTTCGGAGGGGAATACCGAGGTTTAGGGAGCGTTATGGTATTTACTGCCATTATATTATGGGTGTATCGTTTGGTGTTAAGAAAAGCAGCCAATCACTTTCAAAAGCACACTTTGGTTGTCCTAGAAAATTTATATGAGAAAACATTAAGAGCAGCTTTAAAAGGATGGAATCCCGTTTTTATAACCATAGGAACTTTTGTATTGCTATTTCTTGCTTTTGCAGGCTTCGGATGGTCGGTAGGGGAACAACGAACAAAAATTGAGTTTTTTCCAGATAACAAACCAAACCAAGTAGTAGTCTATATCGAATATCCGCAAGGAACCGATATCGAAGAAACCAACAAAATTACCAAAATAATAGAGCAAAAAGTGTACAGTATTTTGAATGAAGACATGTACATGGATGGCGATAAAAATTTTATGGTAGAAAGCGCTGTTTCTCAGGTAGGAGAAGGAGCAGGAAATCCGCAAACAGACGGAGGGTCGGCTGCTGAAATGCCCCACAAAGGGAAAATTACGGCTTCTATGCGCCAGTATAAATACCGTAGAGGAAAAGACAGTGAAGAACTGCGTCAAAAAGTACAAGAAGCATTAACAGGAGTTTATCCAGGAGTTTTAATTTCGGTAGAGAAGGATGCAAACGGACCACCAGCTGGTGCTCCAATTAATATTGAATTGGAAGGAGATGATTATGAAGAATTAATCGTCGCAGCCGAAAAAATGCGTAGCTATATCAATACGAAAAATATAGGCGGAATTGACGAATTGAAAATAGATGTAAATAAAGACAAGCCCTCGATGCGTGTGGTTGTCGATAGAAAAAAGGCAGGAGAATTAGGCGTTTCTACAGGGCAAGTAGGGCAACAATTACGTAACGCACTTTTCGGTGCCAAAGCAGGAATATATAAAGAAGATGGTGACGATTACGATATCAATGTTCGTTTTAACGAAGCAACACGCTATAATAAGAGCGCTCTTTTTGATCAAACCATAACGTTTAGAGATATGGCATCGGGGCAAATAAAAGCGATTCCCGTTTCGGCAGTAGCTACATATACCAACAGTTCTGGTTTTAGTGCTATTAAACACAGAGATACCAAGCGAGTGGTAACCGTATATTCACAGTTGGCTCCAGGTTTTGTAGATGCTGCTGCCGTTGTAAATCAGATAAAAGAAGAAATGAAGGGCTTTGATGGAATAGCCAGTGATATTCATATCGATTATACAGGACAAATTGAAGAACAAAACAAACAACAAGCGTTTTTAGGAGGTGCCTTTTTGAAAGGGTTGGCATTGATATTTTTCATTTTGATTTTTCAGTTTAACTCCATCTCTAAACCTACCATTATTATGATTGCCATCTTTTTGAGTTTTATTGGTGTTTTTGGCGGAATCGTGATCACAGGAAGTTCGTTTGTAATTATGATGACCATGATGGGAATTATTTCACTGGCAGGAATCGTGGTAAACAATGGGGTGGTACTTTTAGATTATACACAGCTTTTGATTGATAGAAGAAAAGAAGAATTGCAGTTGCAAGAAGACGAATATGTGCCTACTAAAGATCTATTCAACAGCGTGGTAAAAGCAGGAAAAGCACGTTTACGTCCTGTTTTGTTAACTGCTATAACCACCATTTTAGGGTTAATTCCTTTAGCAATAGGCTTGAACATTAACTTTTTTACCTTATTTAGTGATTTTGATCCTAATATTTATTTTGGAGGAGACAATGTAATTTTCTGGGGTCCGTTAGCATGGACAGTAATTTACGGATTGCTCATTGCAACCTTCTTAACCTTAGTTGTAGTACCGATATTATTCTACCTAATCACTCGATTTAAAATGTGGTTGCGTAGCGTTTTATAA